GTTTCATAGTTCACAGTCGGGATTCCCGCTTGCTCTGTAGGCAATGTGATATAAGGTGGACTTGACTGTGCGCTTGGGAAATAGTAAACCAACTCTGGCATTTTATTTAAGATCTTATTTACAAAGGCTTCTGACTTTTCATCATGACCTACTGCAAAGACAAAATTAGTCTCTTCATAAGTTCCTGAAATCATCCCATTATTACTGTGAACATCTACAAAAAGGTCATAATCATTGCTGATTATATGAGGAGCTACAAACTCCTGAGCAAGCAACTGACCATCCATTCTGCCTTCATCATCAGTATCATAATTTGTTACATTGATTTTGTAGATATAATAACGATAATTTAAAGAACTGCTTTTAGAATTTACAATATCAAATAAAGCTTTATGAGCCTTGCTTTCCAATGGATGCATACCAATTGAATAAGCTATTTTAATGTCTGAATCAGTGTTTCCAAAAGGACCTAACAATTCTACAGACCCCAAATCATTTTCACCAAGCAACACAGAGTTTACATTTGAAGTGTCGATTTTCGCTTCAGCTGTTGGCCCATCAGGATAAGATTGATTAATATTGATAGCATTATCTCCCTTGGCAATAACACCATTATCAGAACTGCTTGAATTATTGACAGATATTGCATATCCGAAAAAAACAATAGCTATCGCTAATATAATCACTAAAAGAAGTATCAATTTTGATTTATTGTTATCTGGAATCATATTCTCAAAAAATAGTAAATATTAGAGAATAATTAAAATGAGAATAATTAAAATTAGTCTCCAATAATTTAAAATAAATTTTCAATTAATTTTTGTATTTTTCCACTAAACTGATTCCCCAGCTAGCCATTTCATCAGCTTTTTCCTGGGAGTCAGATTCAGCAAAGCATCTGAAGATCGGTTCAGTACCTGAAGGCCTGATGATTACCCAACCATCATCCTTTAGGATTTTAACCCCATCTGTTGTATCAAGCTCAAAATCAGTTGTTTCCTTGATCTCAGCTGCAATCTTTGCCATGACTTCCTGTTTTAAATCGTCAGCACATTCGACTTTTAATTTTTCCTGATAATAAACCGGAAGCTCTGCTACAAGCTCGGATAATGGCTTGTCTTCCTTAACAAGTATTTCAAGGATTTTAGCTACAGTCATAGCTGCATCTCTTCCATAGATAAAGTCTGGGAAAATGAGTCCTCCGTTTTCCTCTCCACCGAATAATCCATCAGTATCCTTAAGTTTTCTTGCAACAAGCAAATCTCCAACAGCAGTAGCTATCACTTCACCACCGAACTCCTCTGCAATATCATAGATTGCTTGTGAAGTAGCTACAGTAGTTACAATAATGCCTCCGCCATTTTCCTTTAGCATATGCTTTTCAACAAGTGCAAAGGTCTTATCTCCTAAAATGAAGTTCCCTTTCTCATCAATGCAGATGGTTCTATCTGCATCACCATCATGAGCAAGACCAATGTCTGCACCTAAATTCTTGACGGTTGCAATTAAATCCTGAAGGTTTGGTTCGATTGGCTCTGGGTCTCTTCCTGGGAAAAATCCATCCGCTTGACAGTTGATTGTTGTCACTTCACATCCCAATTCCTTAAGGATATAAGGTGCAGTATAGGAACCTGCTCCTGAACCGCAATCGACTACAACCTTAAGTTTTCTGTTTCTGATTGCTTCTGCATCGACTCTTTTTATAGTCTCTGCAATATACTCCTTGATTATAGTGTCATTGGTAAAGCATTCCCCAATCTTATCCCAAGAAGCCCTATTAGGCTCTGAGTCGAAGTACAACTTCTCAACC
Above is a genomic segment from Methanobrevibacter ruminantium containing:
- a CDS encoding adhesin; amino-acid sequence: MIPDNNKSKLILLLVIILAIAIVFFGYAISVNNSSSSDNGVIAKGDNAININQSYPDGPTAEAKIDTSNVNSVLLGENDLGSVELLGPFGNTDSDIKIAYSIGMHPLESKAHKALFDIVNSKSSSLNYRYYIYKINVTNYDTDDEGRMDGQLLAQEFVAPHIISNDYDLFVDVHSNNGMISGTYEETNFVFAVGHDEKSEAFVNKILNKMPELVYYFPSAQSSPPYITLPTEQAGIPTVNYET
- the glmM gene encoding phosphoglucosamine mutase, translating into MVEKRLFGTFGVRRTANDVLTPEFASRLAASYGSIVQGTVAIGGDTRTSTPMLKYAITAGLLSSGCDVVDLGILPTPAIQYAVRNYYDGGIIVTASHNPPKYNGLKFVDEFGIGTPDDMEIEVEKLYFDSEPNRASWDKIGECFTNDTIIKEYIAETIKRVDAEAIRNRKLKVVVDCGSGAGSYTAPYILKELGCEVTTINCQADGFFPGRDPEPIEPNLQDLIATVKNLGADIGLAHDGDADRTICIDEKGNFILGDKTFALVEKHMLKENGGGIIVTTVATSQAIYDIAEEFGGEVIATAVGDLLVARKLKDTDGLFGGEENGGLIFPDFIYGRDAAMTVAKILEILVKEDKPLSELVAELPVYYQEKLKVECADDLKQEVMAKIAAEIKETTDFELDTTDGVKILKDDGWVIIRPSGTEPIFRCFAESDSQEKADEMASWGISLVEKYKN